GATGAAACACTGACAAAACCAGTGGTTAAAACGTATGTAGAAAATGTATACACAATTCTATTGTTCTCGTGACAATCAAAAATGCAAAGTAAATATGCATTAACCTAATGGTTAAGAACATTTACGTTAAActccaaaaaaattacaaaaagttTTTTGGCCAAATAGGcttcattatttttttgtagttaTTTTCCCTACTACACAATTCAACAATGAAACATTACGTAAAACGTAGGcaaaaatgaaacaaatcagacgacattttttaaataaacattttaatgttcACATTCAAAGGTGTCATATAATAATTCTTCTTAAAAAAATATCCATTCATGCAACAAGAAGAGATACTTAAAATTTTTGGGTAATAGATACACTCTACAAATAATTTCTCACATCTATGCAAAGATTGACATCTAACATCCACCACAGAGCAGGGAGCCATACTGGAGATCAAAACCATTTACCGATATTGAAATCTACTGTTTATTTTCTTCATGTGAGGAACCCTTCTAATCTTAAATACATAATAGGGATTATTTTATTGCAAACTGAATGCTGATTTAAATATATAGGCTTTACGTGAAGGCAGCTGCTTTCCtaaaagaaaaaggttaaaatcAATCATTTTCATGGATCGTTTAACACTCAGGGTTACTAAGCGTCTTAGGACACTCTGTAAACCAATATCTGTTACTGTCCTTAAATATACCTTTGCTCAACCTCATTAGCTCAAATTGGTCATTGAACAATTCAAACTGGGGGGCGCCAAGTGGTCTGATGTCCATTTTACATCtatacctttgatattatttcACACTATTGAATTATAGGGGACTTCGTCGAATGCCTATAAATTCTATAACATTGGAAGATCTTGACGCCTGCAGAAAGGAGCACGGAGACATTGCAGAACACCCAGTGATGCAAGAAATTCATTATCACGCCACTGGACACAGTAACAGGAGTGACCTGAGGAAGTGAACGATTCAAGTTGAGAACGACTGGATGACCGTTTGCTAAGACACTGGACAGCAGTATTTTCTCCACAGGTGCACAAAATTCACTGCAAttaaaaaccaaatacaaaggttttttttcatATAATATTCCatttgtcatgatgtcacaaAGAGGCTTTGACCATACACAGGAACTGCTCGACAACACAATGTAACCAGGACTGTATTTTCTGAGCACTTAAGCTACATCAGGGTACAGAACAGAAATGACATATTATGTAGTGGGGGATTTCACCGTCCGGTGGCACGCTTCCTTACAAATGTGCTTGCAGGACCAGCATCCAAGCCATTGCGCTCACCAGGAACTCAGGGACATCTCAGGTCCTGTGACGTGTTACTGCCAGGCATAGAATCACCCCGTAAGATGACATCCTaactcagtttttttttccttttttttctttaaagatGCCATCTCTGGCTGTGCTGGGAGGGACGGGACGAGCAGAACAAGAGAAAGGTCAAGTATGGTTATATCTTGTCACTTTTGtttcatgtttctttttttttgctacaTGTGCTGATGGAGGAATACAGTAACACAGTCCACAGTATATGAGTGCAATCTCTTTTTCTCTGACCCTTGACTCAAACTCTAAAGGTCAAGAACAACGGGATGAAGAAAACGAGACGAAAGAATCACACTTCTGACAGGTTCTTGATCTGGTTCCCACAGTGCAAGTTAGAAGGTGGCTTTTTCTTTTGGGATCGCAAACCAACCTGAATGGAGGAAAGTAtctaagacacacacacagacacacagacatagacacagacacacaaatgcacgcacccttaaaaaaaaacaaaaaacagaagtcAGGGCTGTGAAATAGCAGCCCTTAGATTGCCTGGCCTGCTGTAAACTGAGGGGCAAAGTCAGACAGTTAAGGGATTCCGTAAAATCATTAGCTTGGTATGAATCTCGAACATgatgaaaaaacaaatgaatgtgAATTTACTGACTAGAAGCttataggggaaaaaaaactggggaaaaaaaactaaccaGCTATATATCAGACGTACATAAAGCtgtgatatttaaaatgaaatattttctcTCCCCTTCTAATAATAGATTAAATAACTCCTTTTACTATATAGCTTCCAAAAACATTTCCACAAGGCCTAATGGCCTAACAGAATTATCCTTCTGAGCAGTATCTGAGGGGCCATCCCCTGAGCACTACCCTAAATGCACGCATCTCCTTGTAGCAACCCCACAGTGGAACGACAGGGCACGACCCTGAACTTGCCCTGAGATGCAGCGTTGTCTCTGGTTTTCGGTGCAATGCTCCAAATGGCCACACGGTGGCGACAAACCCACGAGAACTGCTCAACACTGCTTACTTTCAAGGGGACGGCAGCGGCGTTCATGCCGACGACTGGATTAAGCAGATCCTACCATACTATGATCGCCATTTCCTCAGAGCTCTTCAGTGTGGGGTAACAAGGGTTCTTGTCAACCCTAAGCGTTCGTTACCATGGCACTGCGAGAACACAGGAGAATTCTTGTTTCTCCAGTATGATCCTGTTTACGCTGATCATcgttttcgtttttttttttttttttctttttaggtaGGTAGGTGGGGTCGAACTCTGCTGGAGGAGACTGACGAGAGAGGCTGCCCTTGTCCAGTGCACCTTAGCTACTGGTTCTCCTCCCGGATACTCTCCAGAATCGTGATCAGATtctccagtccaaaaacatagcCCTTGTCGGGCCCGTCGTGCACGGTCTGGTCATCACGGAAACCTTTGAAGGTGCTGTGTGCAAAGTCGATCATGCGCACGTCCACACTCGGTGTGGGGATCCCCAGGGACGGGGATGGGGGCGGCTCTGGCGCGGCTGGGCCCAGGTGGTCCGTGTCCCTCTCGGGGGCCCCGTCACACGACACCTGCCGGGGCCCCGCCTCCGCCTCCTTGCCCTCGTAGATGATGAGCAGCGAGCTGGAGTAGAAGCGGTAGGAGGCCTGTCGCTCGAGCACGGCCTTCAGGCTGCGCAGCTTGCCCAAGATGGGCTCAAACAGGTCCACCCGCAGCTGCAGCCCGTTGTGCATGAACTGGTAGAGTGCCTGACGGAAGCCATCGATGGACAACCCCCGGCCGTAATACTTATTCCTGCACAGGTAGTGTCCTGTGTCCACCTGGTACACCTTTAAGAGACAGCAAGATGTGGGTCAGTCCACTGTTTACAATGAGAAAACGCACacgtgtgtacacacacacacacacacacacacacacacacagtccacatattCATATACTTAcggggactctccatttctatgggggaaaactctaatctcaacatgacaaccttaatccctacccagccctaaccttaatcataagtaaccaaacaaaatacaagacttttggcatttttttagttttttgatttgtCAGTCTTTTAgaaaattgaggtttatattaCGAGCACTTCAAAAATAtccccacaagctaaaaagtaGCAGATTtcaccacattgtggggacattggtCTCCACAAAGtggtaaataaatacatacgTACATACCGATCCAGAcagacaaagaaagaaaaagaaagaaagaaattctCTAAAGCTGTTTCCTTAAACTAGACAAAATAATCTGGCTTTCTGCCCTGCAGTTTGATCCTTCTTTTCCTGCTGTAGTCGTTTAGGGCGATTAGGGATTTTGCGGC
This genomic interval from Paramormyrops kingsleyae isolate MSU_618 chromosome 8, PKINGS_0.4, whole genome shotgun sequence contains the following:
- the ip6k1 gene encoding inositol hexakisphosphate kinase 1 isoform X3; the encoded protein is MLDGNSGLSSEKISHNPWSLRCHKQQLSRMRSESKDRKLYKFLLLENVVHRFSCPCILDLKMGTRQHGDDATEEKAARQMRKCQQSTSATLGVRVCGMQVYQVDTGHYLCRNKYYGRGLSIDGFRQALYQFMHNGLQLRVDLFEPILGKLRSLKAVLERQASYRFYSSSLLIIYEGKEAEAGPRQVSCDGAPERDTDHLGPAAPEPPPSPSLGIPTPSVDVRMIDFAHSTFKGFRDDQTVHDGPDKGYVFGLENLITILESIREENQ